In Pseudomonas fluorescens, the following are encoded in one genomic region:
- a CDS encoding IclR family transcriptional regulator yields the protein MQEDAPKIAKDAAPTGTQTLLRGLGVVHAVASGARDLKEIARLIGTTRSTTHRLASCLVDERYLRVVPQVGYLLGPKLIELGFQAREELPLVTLAGPYLDELSALTGDTIHLAIREGDEVLYLHKNPGRNGPEMRSRVGHRMPLARTGIGKALMLDDSPQEWQRLYEVSLPVGGKNQFWPQHPEQSWEQFEQRMVEYVAGGYAFDLEDNEPSIRCVAAPIRDASKRIVAGISIASTVPYMPLEKMAELIPLIKGVTARLSAELGLKV from the coding sequence ATGCAGGAAGACGCCCCAAAAATCGCCAAGGACGCCGCGCCGACCGGCACCCAGACCCTGCTTCGCGGTCTGGGTGTGGTTCATGCCGTGGCCAGCGGCGCCCGCGATCTCAAGGAAATCGCCCGGCTGATTGGCACCACGCGCAGCACCACCCATCGCCTGGCCAGTTGCCTGGTGGACGAGCGTTATCTGCGGGTGGTGCCGCAAGTGGGTTATCTGTTGGGGCCGAAGCTGATCGAACTGGGCTTTCAGGCCCGAGAAGAGTTGCCATTGGTGACCCTGGCCGGGCCGTATCTGGATGAGTTGTCGGCGTTGACCGGCGACACCATTCACCTGGCGATCCGTGAAGGCGACGAAGTGCTGTACCTGCACAAGAATCCGGGGCGCAATGGCCCGGAAATGCGTTCGCGGGTCGGCCATCGCATGCCGTTGGCGCGCACCGGGATCGGCAAGGCGCTGATGCTCGATGATTCGCCGCAGGAGTGGCAGCGCCTGTACGAAGTCAGCCTGCCGGTGGGTGGGAAAAACCAGTTCTGGCCGCAGCACCCGGAGCAATCCTGGGAGCAGTTCGAGCAGCGCATGGTCGAGTACGTGGCCGGCGGTTATGCCTTCGACCTGGAAGACAACGAACCGTCGATCCGCTGCGTGGCGGCGCCGATCCGCGATGCCAGCAAACGCATCGTCGCCGGTATCAGCATCGCCAGTACCGTGCCTTACATGCCGCTGGAAAAAATGGCCGAGCTGATTCCCCTGATCAAAGGGGTCACGGCCCGGCTGTCGGCGGAGCTGGGCCTTAAGGTTTAA
- a CDS encoding AraC family transcriptional regulator yields the protein MLLTRHLDANATLVSLIEPLSTRDGFVPTALPGVQVLRASCDVARGPQIYEPSLVIIAQGSKLAYLGPRTLEYGAGHYLIQALPVPFECETFAAPDGPMLGVSVAIDRVMLGELVLAMGLAPGRHIPAQTPESMTSAVLDDAMRGCVERLLRCLHDPLECQIMGQARLRELLFVALRGPQADVLRALVEQQGQFARIAASLSHLHAHFAEPLNVETLASCANMSASTFHEHFKRSTLLSPVQYLKRLRLLRAQQLLVGEGLGVAQVAHRVGYQSTSQFSREYKRYFERNPGDERAA from the coding sequence ATGCTGTTGACCCGTCACCTTGATGCCAATGCCACCCTGGTTTCGCTGATCGAGCCGCTGTCCACTCGCGACGGGTTCGTCCCGACCGCGTTGCCGGGTGTGCAGGTTTTGCGGGCCAGTTGCGACGTGGCCCGAGGGCCGCAGATCTATGAGCCGAGCCTGGTGATCATCGCCCAGGGCAGCAAACTGGCGTACCTGGGGCCGCGCACCCTGGAATATGGCGCAGGGCACTACCTGATTCAGGCGCTGCCGGTGCCGTTCGAGTGTGAAACCTTTGCCGCGCCGGACGGGCCGATGCTTGGGGTGTCGGTTGCGATCGACCGGGTGATGCTGGGCGAGTTGGTGTTGGCGATGGGCCTGGCACCGGGGCGGCATATTCCGGCGCAAACGCCTGAGTCCATGACCTCGGCAGTGCTCGATGATGCGATGCGCGGTTGTGTCGAGCGACTGTTGCGTTGCCTGCACGATCCGCTGGAATGCCAGATCATGGGGCAAGCGCGTTTGCGCGAATTGCTGTTCGTCGCATTGCGCGGTCCACAAGCCGATGTGTTGCGGGCGCTGGTGGAGCAGCAGGGGCAGTTCGCCCGGATCGCGGCATCCCTCAGCCATCTGCATGCGCATTTTGCCGAACCGCTGAACGTCGAGACCCTGGCCAGTTGCGCGAACATGAGTGCGTCGACCTTTCACGAGCATTTCAAGCGCAGCACCTTGTTGTCGCCGGTGCAGTATCTGAAGCGATTGCGTCTGCTCAGGGCGCAGCAGTTGTTGGTGGGGGAGGGGCTGGGGGTGGCGCAGGTGGCGCATCGGGTGGGGTATCAGAGCACGTCGCAGTTCAGTCGCGAGTACAAGCGGTACTTTGAGCGTAATCCTGGCGACGAGCGCGCAGCCTGA
- a CDS encoding MFS transporter gives MQPQTLTGQASLVTPSRKRFFIMVLLFITVVINYLDRSNLSIAAPALTSDLGIDPIHVGLIFSAFGWTYAAMQIPGGWLVDRVPPRILYSVALLLWSVATVMLGFAGSFIALFVLRMAVGALEAPAYPINSRVVTTWFPERERATAIGFYTSGQFVGLAFLTPVLAWLQHEFGWHMVFVSTGAVGIVWAVIWYAVYREPRDFKGANDAEIDLIREGGGLVDIQAEQAKVKAKFSWTDLGIVLTKRKLWGIYLGQFCLNSTLWFFLTWFPTYLVKYRGMDFIKSGLLASLPFLAAFVGVLCSGFFSDFLIRRGYTVGFARKLPIISGLLISTSIIGANFVESTPLVIAFLALAFFGNGLASITWSLVSTLAPARLLGLTGGVFNFIGNLSAIATPIVIGFLATGDSFAPAITYISVLALIGALSYILLVGKVERIKL, from the coding sequence ATGCAACCGCAAACCCTCACCGGGCAGGCGTCGTTGGTGACGCCCAGCCGCAAGCGTTTTTTCATCATGGTGCTGTTGTTCATCACCGTGGTGATCAACTACCTGGACCGCAGCAACCTGTCGATTGCCGCCCCGGCATTGACCAGTGACCTGGGCATCGACCCGATCCATGTCGGCCTGATCTTCTCCGCATTCGGCTGGACCTACGCCGCCATGCAGATCCCCGGCGGCTGGCTGGTGGACCGCGTGCCGCCACGGATTCTGTACAGCGTCGCCTTGCTGCTGTGGTCGGTGGCCACGGTGATGCTCGGCTTCGCCGGCAGCTTCATCGCGCTGTTCGTGTTGCGCATGGCAGTCGGTGCCTTGGAAGCACCGGCGTACCCGATCAACAGCCGCGTGGTCACCACCTGGTTTCCCGAGCGCGAGCGCGCCACGGCCATCGGTTTCTACACCTCCGGGCAGTTCGTCGGCCTGGCCTTCCTGACGCCGGTGCTGGCCTGGCTGCAGCACGAATTCGGCTGGCACATGGTGTTCGTCTCCACCGGCGCGGTGGGCATTGTGTGGGCGGTGATCTGGTACGCGGTGTATCGCGAGCCGCGGGATTTCAAAGGCGCCAATGACGCAGAGATTGATCTGATCCGCGAGGGCGGCGGGCTGGTGGATATCCAGGCCGAACAGGCCAAGGTCAAAGCCAAATTCAGCTGGACCGACCTGGGGATAGTCCTGACCAAGCGCAAACTCTGGGGCATCTACCTCGGGCAGTTCTGCCTCAACTCGACCCTGTGGTTCTTCCTCACCTGGTTTCCGACCTACTTGGTGAAATACCGCGGCATGGACTTCATCAAGTCCGGCCTGCTGGCGTCGCTGCCGTTTCTCGCGGCCTTTGTCGGCGTACTGTGTTCCGGTTTCTTCTCGGACTTTTTGATCCGTCGCGGCTATACGGTAGGTTTCGCCCGCAAGTTGCCGATCATCAGCGGACTGCTGATTTCCACCTCGATCATCGGCGCCAACTTCGTCGAGTCGACGCCGTTGGTGATTGCCTTTCTCGCGCTGGCATTCTTCGGCAATGGCCTGGCTTCGATTACCTGGTCGCTGGTGTCGACCTTGGCTCCGGCGCGCTTGCTCGGGCTGACCGGCGGGGTGTTCAACTTCATCGGCAACCTGTCGGCGATTGCCACGCCTATTGTGATCGGCTTTCTCGCAACGGGTGATTCCTTTGCCCCGGCGATCACCTACATCTCGGTGCTGGCGTTGATCGGTGCACTGTCCTACATCTTGCTGGTGGGCAAGGTCGAGCGTATCAAGTTGTAG
- a CDS encoding NAD(P)-dependent alcohol dehydrogenase, giving the protein MYTAIGYAAQSATTPLAPVKFERRSPGPDDVAIEILYCGVCHSDIHQARNEWGIAVYPLMPGHEIVGKVTVVGANVTQHKVGDLVGVGCMVDSCRSCEACQANLEQYCLEGPTLTYATPDRVDGSNTMGGYSDSIVVSEHFVVRIPKSLDPASAAPILCAGITTYSPLKHYGVKAGDKVGILGMGGLGHMGIKFAKAMGAEVTLFTRSASKAEEARSQGADHVIVSTDDAQMQAAAGRFDFLLDTIPVQHDLNPYLDTLRFDGVHILVGLIEPVEPPVHAAKLVLGRRVLAGSLIGGIAETQEVLDFCAEHNITCDIEMLDIRQINEAYARMIAGDVKYRFVIDMATLKV; this is encoded by the coding sequence ATGTACACCGCCATCGGATACGCCGCCCAGTCGGCCACCACTCCCCTCGCCCCCGTGAAATTCGAACGCCGCAGCCCAGGGCCCGACGACGTTGCCATCGAGATTCTCTACTGCGGCGTCTGCCATTCCGACATCCATCAGGCCCGCAACGAGTGGGGCATTGCCGTTTACCCGCTGATGCCTGGCCACGAAATCGTAGGCAAGGTGACCGTCGTCGGTGCAAATGTCACCCAACACAAAGTCGGCGATCTGGTCGGTGTCGGCTGCATGGTTGACTCGTGCCGCAGCTGCGAAGCTTGCCAGGCCAACCTGGAGCAATACTGCCTCGAAGGCCCGACCCTGACTTACGCCACCCCGGACCGGGTCGATGGCAGCAACACCATGGGCGGTTACTCCGACAGCATCGTGGTCAGTGAGCACTTCGTGGTGCGCATTCCCAAGTCACTCGACCCGGCCAGCGCCGCGCCGATCCTGTGCGCCGGCATCACCACCTACTCACCGCTCAAGCACTACGGCGTGAAGGCCGGTGACAAGGTCGGGATTCTCGGCATGGGCGGCCTGGGCCACATGGGCATCAAGTTCGCCAAGGCCATGGGCGCGGAAGTAACGCTGTTCACCCGTTCTGCAAGCAAGGCGGAAGAGGCTCGCAGCCAGGGTGCGGACCATGTGATCGTGTCCACCGATGACGCGCAGATGCAGGCCGCCGCCGGTCGCTTCGACTTCCTGCTCGACACCATTCCGGTGCAGCACGACCTCAACCCTTACCTCGATACGCTGCGTTTCGACGGCGTGCATATCCTGGTGGGCTTGATCGAACCGGTGGAGCCACCGGTGCATGCCGCCAAACTGGTGTTGGGGCGTCGCGTGCTCGCCGGCTCGCTGATCGGCGGCATCGCCGAAACCCAGGAAGTGCTGGATTTCTGCGCCGAACACAACATCACCTGCGACATCGAGATGCTCGACATCCGCCAGATCAACGAGGCTTACGCCCGCATGATCGCCGGTGACGTGAAGTACCGCTTCGTCATCGACATGGCGACCCTCAAGGTTTAA